The DNA sequence CCGACCGCCAGCGCAGCGACTGAAGCTCCTCGCTGCTCGGGCTGGACAGCTTCGGAAACCGTCCTGCCTCGTGGAGCGCGAGCAGACAGCGCACGACGGCGGGATCGAACTGCGTCCCCGCGCCGCGCGTGAGCTCGGCGAGCGCATCTTCGAGATCGAGCGCGCGCCGGTAAGAGCGGTCCGAGGTCATCGCGTCGAACGCATCGGCGACGTTGAGGATCCGCGCCCCGAGCGGCACCTGATCGCCTCGCAGCCCGAGCGGGTACCCGCGTCCGTCCGGACGCTCGTGGTGCAACCGGACGATCTCGGCGGATCGCCGCAGGGCGCCGACCTTGCCGATGATGCCGGCCCCGGTGGCGGGATGTCCGCGCAGCGTGCGCTGGTCTTCGTGCGTGAGGGCTCCGGGCTTCTGAAGAATTTTCTGATGCTGGGGTCCGATCTTTCCAAGGTCGTGAACCAGCGCGGCGTATTCGATGTCCTCCACCTCCGCCTCGCTCGCGCCCAGCTCGCGCGCCAGGCGCACGGCGTACTGGGCCACCCGCATCGAATGCTGCCGCGTGTACGGGTCGACTTCGTCCAGCACCTCCGACAGGGCGCGCACGAAGTCCTTGAGGTCGCCGCGAATCCCGACGTAATGCGCGAAGGCGTGGCGCGCCACCAGCACCGGAAGCAGCAGGAGCGGGAGCGCCCACGGGCCGACGCGCAGGGCGACGACCGCGATGCAGCACCCCAGCGCCAGGAACGAAGCGTGGTGCAGCAGGGAGTGCCCGTACACCTGCTGCCACGAGCGCCATCCCGCGGTCCAGGAAGGCGCCAGCGCGCTGGTGACGCGCAGCGAGTCGAGAACGAAGTAGACGACACACGCGATGACCATCGGCGTCAGTCCGGACGGCAGCTCGAGCGCGCCGACCCTTCCGCCGGCGGCGACGAACGCGGCGCCCGCGAGCCAGGTGGCCAGCGCGCTGGCCGACACGTCGTGGATCAGCCGACGAATCGGGCGCCGGCGCAAGAGCCCCTGGACGCCGAGCGTGGCGGCCACGTGGATCCAGGCGGTCGCGGCGGGGCCGAGCAGGAACACGGAGGCGATGTCGACGGCTGCCACGGCCGACGCATAGCCACCGCCGGGAAGCTGAACGGCGCCGAGCTCGCCGAATGAAATGAGCACGAGCGCCGCGAGCCCCCAGCCCAGCGAGACCTGCGAGAGCTCGGGAGCGCTTCGCCACAGCACGACCGCGGCGCTCACCGACAGGAGCAGAAGAAGAAGGGATCCGCGCGGGACGGCGGCGCCTTCGCGAGTCATGCGTCCGTGCAGAGCGACTCCGGGCGGGGCGGCAGGTGAGAAGACAAGACCGACATCGGTGTTTCGGAGACTACTCTCACTTCATCTCAACGTGCAGCCTATCGAGTTACCAACCAGCCTTACCGAAGAACTCGATCAGGTCGAGGATGAATTCGAAGTCCACTTGACCCACCTCCTTCAGAGGTTTGATTCCGTTTCAGGAGAACAACGGTGGGTCGCTACGCTTCAGGACTTCGCTCCGCTACCTCCTACTTCACCGATGTCGGTCTCAAAACGTATTCGGTGGGTTCCTTCGGCCGCAGACCGCCGACCAGCCGATTCAGCGCCGCGAGTGTTGCGAACACCACCGCCTGGTGGAGATCCGGCTCGATGACGCATGTGCCGACCAGGATCTTCTCCTGGCGCTCCACCAACATCGAGAGCGATACCACCACCGCCCGCTTCTTGCCAAGCCTCAAGAATTCCACGTCCATCAAGCCCAGCGCGAGCTCATCGGCCAGGAACTCCTGGACCGCGGACAGCGTCGCCTGGGCCACCAGCCGGTGCGCACCGGAGCGCGTGCTCCAGCCTGCCGCCGTTCCCATCCGCGGCAAGTTCCGCCACAAGAGCTCGACCTGAGCCTGCGTGCGCGGCCCGGAGACGTACAGGTTGACGCCGCCGAAGCGGATGCGTTCCTCGAGAGGCGCGGGACGCGAGGCGGGCGCCGGCGCCGCTTCGACCACTTTCGCCACCGCCGGACGCTGGGCCTCGACGGGAGCCGGCTTCGCAGGCTCGGCGGCCGGGGCAGAAGCGGTTCCGTTGCCGGCGGTATGATCGGGCTTGGTCGCATCGCTCGACAGGTAGGCGACGGAGACCACGCGGTAATCGATCGATCGCTTGAAACGATTGTGGAGAACCGCCTGCACGTCGCGAACGATCTGCTTGGGCGGCCGATTCGAGCGAGTGAGGACGTGGATCTCGTGAATGACGTCGCCTTCGCCTTGAATGCTGGCGCTCTCGACGTCCTTCAGTGTCTTGATCTCGGACTCGGCCTTGGCGAACCAGGATGTCTGCGCGTCCACGACTGACACGGCCCCTCCTCACCGTCCGGGGTAGTAAGTGACGGGAGAGCATAGCACAACGGGCGCCGCCTGGACGATCGCCTGAAGCTCAAGGAAAGGACTTCTCGAGGTCGAAAGCAACCATTTCATGCAGCCGGGCGACGCGGCGGGAGATCTCATCGCCGTCCGCCGCGATCAGCCGCGCGGGGCTGAATGCCTCGATCGCCAGCGAAGCCATGGCGGTGCCGAACGCCATGGCCTGGCGCTGCACCGGCATCCCGAGGCTGCCTGACCGGGCCAGCCACCCGAGGAAGCCGCCGGCGAAGCTGTCCCCGGCGCCGGTCGGATCCTGAAGGCCCGCCACCGGAAAGGCCGGAGTGACGAAGAGCTGGTCCTCCGAGCGGTAGAGCGACCCATGCTCCCCCTTCTTGACGATGACCGCCTTGCCGCCGCGCTCCACCAGCCGGCCGGCCGCCCGCACCAGCTGGGTCTCCCCCGAGAGGGCCCGGGCCTCCT is a window from the Candidatus Eisenbacteria bacterium genome containing:
- a CDS encoding HD-GYP domain-containing protein produces the protein MTREGAAVPRGSLLLLLLSVSAAVVLWRSAPELSQVSLGWGLAALVLISFGELGAVQLPGGGYASAVAAVDIASVFLLGPAATAWIHVAATLGVQGLLRRRPIRRLIHDVSASALATWLAGAAFVAAGGRVGALELPSGLTPMVIACVVYFVLDSLRVTSALAPSWTAGWRSWQQVYGHSLLHHASFLALGCCIAVVALRVGPWALPLLLLPVLVARHAFAHYVGIRGDLKDFVRALSEVLDEVDPYTRQHSMRVAQYAVRLARELGASEAEVEDIEYAALVHDLGKIGPQHQKILQKPGALTHEDQRTLRGHPATGAGIIGKVGALRRSAEIVRLHHERPDGRGYPLGLRGDQVPLGARILNVADAFDAMTSDRSYRRALDLEDALAELTRGAGTQFDPAVVRCLLALHEAGRFPKLSSPSSEELQSLRWRSAQART